ATCGAGAAGAAGAAGATTAGAGGAGCTGGACTCCGGGGGCGGAAGAATCTgtggacggacggacggacggggCGAGCAGAGACTGCACGCCGGCCGAGGAAGGAAAGGCGTTGAACAGAGGAAACGCGCGCAGAGGAGAAGCAGGGGGGAAATGAATGATGAGGCACTCCATTACGCTATGATTGGGGGGCGCCCTAAAGGAGAAGCGACAAGCGATCGAGTAGCAGCAGCTacagcagcaggcagcggcagcagcagcatcgcCTAGTACTCCTAAACAATTGCTGCTAGCCCTGCCCGGTAGGGGCAGGCAGCGGCAGGTGCAGGCGAAACAGTGGCCGTGGGccgtgcatggccatgccatggccggcgaaagagagaggagggccGTGTGATCACGTCAAGCGAAGGCGACGCGGGCAGAGTGCCGGCCGCTGCGGGATGGGAGCTGGCGCTGCGGGAGAGCCGCCTCGCTCGCTGGGTTTGAAAGGCAGCGCCAGGCCGGCGCAGCGTTGGCGACCAATGGGGATACCAACAAGCCGTGCGTCCCGAGCCAGACGGCGACCAGACATGCCTCCGCCCACCAGCCCGCCCGCCCGGCATTCAAGGCCCCAGCCCCAACCCCTGTCCTCCTTTTCTGCCctgccatctctctctctctctctctctctctctctctctctctccctctccccccccCCGGCAGCCAGCAGCAAGGTTAAAATGTGCaggtaaaaaataaaaatgcaaGCAGTGTAGTTTTCGAGCTGTACAAAAAAATGAACTTTTACTGCACACTGAAAAGACATGGTCGGCATAATGTAGAAGTAGGCGTCGAGAGCAGGAACAGATGGTCGATCGATCGCCGCCTCGACTCGCAGTTTTGGACACTGCTCGaccaaaaaaaagaggaaaaaaaattataagcaACGCGTGACGTGAGACTGAGCGACTAGCGAGTGACTAACACCAACCATCCTCTTTGTTTGGAAACTGATCGCCGCCCATTTCCGGCACTGTACGGACGCCCCACCCCCGCGCTCTCACATGCGCGCACGACGGCACGAGAGGAGCCCGGACGCGAACACGCCGTGGATGCGACGTGACCTTCGCGTTCGCGTGGCCTCGCctcctttctctctttcttttttttttcccggCGCGCCTCCGTGACATGACGCTTTGCTCCCTAGTGTTCCGTAAATTTTCGCTGCTTTCCCCTCAGTTTTTTTTCCGCTGCTTCCTCCGTCCTGACGGACGGACTCACGAGGCCAcagcaaaaattcaaaaaaaaaaggccacAGCAAATCAGGACAGGACAGGCCTCGGCGTCGAGCCCGATTTCGATGGGCCGTTTAGACCAACTCATATGGGCCGGGCCTCATGGTGGGCCTAACTGGGCTAACCTGCCGGGTGCGGCGGTTTTCTGGCTTCCTTCGCGAATGcggaatttttttaatttttatattattttttccctgatttgtcaaaaatatataccgttttttttttcaaaaatgtcatCCAGCTGGGTTGAAGGTACCGCCAGATGAACCGGCGGCAGGTGCACTGTAGAAAACATACCGCCGATTCATCCGGTGAAAGGGTACTGTAGCGATTTTTCATTGGCACTGTAGCGATTTTTCATCTAAACAACGCTAGACTTATTGTAATTACAAAGTTGTTTTGATCTGATTCCCGATACACTCCCGATGAGTAGCACGACTTGTTTAGatctgattttttagatctaaataTTGTGTCGATTATTTAAACATCAGAATGATTCTaaatgaaaaagtttgaattacaaagctgtagatctcgtcgaggtcTATAATTTTCGTATAAATTTTATCTCCATCTGAATCCATATGaatttgttataattttttgaaaatgtgctacagtaaattACTACAGTGCCGCTGGTTGATTTGTCTTTAAACCGCTACAGTAACCTTTCTGTTTTCAAGGACCGGTGATATGTTTTCTACAGTGCAcctgccgccggttcatccggcggtacctAACTTCTGCCGGATGAATTGGCGACAGGATGatatttttgcaacaaacaaatttcggcatatatttttgataaatcggaaaaaaaatataaaaattaaaaaaaaattcgcgaATGCGCCTTTCCATTCCGTGCCTTCCATTTGGGTGTGgtgtagcagcagcagagggagTAGGCAGTGTGCGAGGAAGCCGCGAGGGCGAGAGAGAGAGCTCGGCGCGATTCGGAGATGGGCAAGGGCGGCGAGTTGTGGGACGACTCCGCGCTGGTGGACGCCTTCGACCGCGCCGTCGCCTCCTACAAGGTACGCTTGCTCGTCGCCGGTCCCGACGGCTTCGCGGATCGCCGCCTCTCGGCGCAGCTGCtgctagggtttagggttttgagGGCTTCGCGGGACCGAGTTGGAAGTGGGCCGGCTACGTTGTAGGTGGGTGGTCGGGTAGGTGGGGTGGGCGCTAGAGATTTGGATTGGGGGTTGGAGAGCTGAGTCGATTTTGCTTCGTTGGCTTCGTGCTTACGAATTCATTTGTAGGGAATATAATGCTCATGTATCTCCCCTGTTTGCCACTACTTGGGATGCTTGCTTGCGTCGGGCTAACGTTGATGATTTGCAGGAAATGCATGGCAAGAGCAACCGGGCAACGCCATGTGAGGATGAAAAGCCTGCTGCAGCTGCTACTGCAGAAGTAGAGGAACCCATCACTGCTGAAGCAGAGGATGAGTAAGTAGACTGATGCTTTTAGCTTCACTCCGTGTTGATAATTTGTTAGTGGTATACTAGTTGCTAGTCCGTGTCGATGCTATTTGAAGCAAGTGTAGTGTTACATGAGTATTGTACTTACTGATGGTAATGCTTAGAATTTCATGGTTGTCGGATTCTGTACAAAGAGGGGTAGCCAGATGAAAAAAGACAACTGTGTTTCTGAATGTTCTATTTGGAGCTCACTTTTTGATTAATGAAGAAACTTTAGCTTGGGGATGACAATGTCTTGCTATCATCAGCTGGACATGTATTTTGTTAGAACCTGACCATCACAATTTTTTTAAGACCATTTCCTTTTGTCTACTGAATGTCCACCCAACATTCGAATATTGTAGAGCATGTCCATAGGTGAAGAAAAGCCTTAGAAGCATCCAGATTTCATCATTGTTCTTAAGTTTGCCAAATTCAACTCATCTGTTTGGGGAAACTAATCACCAGATTACCAGATGCTGCCAGACAGTTTGTGGTAAACCAACTTATCTGATTAGTATCAAAAGTGCTAGGTGTCAGATAACTGGAGGTGATGAGTAATTTTATTGGGAAAATTGCAAAACCCACCTGCATCTCGAATTCTTGATTCCTACTGcaaattttatatataaataCCCCCATGTTCCCATTGACCAACCAATGTGATTTTGCATAGCGTCGCGGATGATTTTGCTTTTCCGTTATAAGCTTGCCAAAATGTCCTCTCAGAATTTGGTGCGCTCGCCATGGAGACCAGGCCTTTTTTTTGGCTTTTTGCTCAAGTTTGGTGTTGTCGCATCCCTACATAATCGTCCTACTTGAGTCATGAGTGAGTTTAGGCACAATTATTCGTTCATGTGGCATCTCTACTCTCTATCACCTCATGATAAGTGAAACGAGTCAGATGATGCTAGAGGCCAAACTATAGCTACATTGGCTGGTCAACTGGCACATGGGGGAACCTGAAAACACATAAAATTGCAGATATGAGATTCTGCATATTGGTATTTGAAAACCCCATTGACTTGCTTTTGGGATTTTGCAATTTCCGTATTTTATTTTCAGTTTTAATAAATATGGATGCGCAGCAGACTAAATATATTACCTTTTCTTTCAACTTGGCCTATCTTATACATTTGCAGCATGTACATCGTCATTTTTGTACCCAGTATTAAACTCTTGTGGTATTTTCTTGTGTTTTTGTGATAAGTGATCAAGTTTAATTTCCTTGCTGCATTTAAAGGCAACGAGAGAAAGATGTCAACTGTGGCAGCACACCCTGTGGTCTGGCGGATACACCACAGTTGCCCTCTGAAGAAAGACAAGCAGTTGAACATGTTCCTCTTCAAGAAACTGATCCAGTCAAAGAAACACATGTTTCAGAGTCTAAGACACTCTCTTCAGATGCTACTGATGCTGATGGAAATATGAGCTCAAGCCAGCAAACATGGGAGTACAATGAATTGCTGAGACAGTACTATGAGCTTGAGGAGAAGAGTCGGAACATTCTTCAGCAACTCCAACAAACAAACTACTGGAATTATCAAGCATCCGGATATGCTTGTACAACCCAACAGCAGCAAATTCCTGCTTATAGTGCCACAGCTCCAGATCCTCACTCCTCCAGCACTCAATCCTCATGCTGCTACTGGAATGTTCCCCTGGTATCTTTCTCCTGCTGTTCAGCTGGCCAACCAAGTGAACGTTCTGCTTGTATGCCGCCTAGTGGTGGCTGCAGCGTATCATTGACTTGTAGGTGCCTACTTCGGTTCCGTGCTTTGTTTGTCTGTTCATATAGACTGTGCCTATTCCTTTGCCTCTATGATGTGACAGTATGGTGTCATTCATTTTTCAGGTGATCAGTGCCCTGGTACAAGCACCACATACCCTAGCGTTTCAAACTTCATGCAGCTCCCAACAAAGTTATCTCCCAATGGTGATCAAGTTGCTAAGGCTGCAATGATGACTGCTGAAGGTGCCTTGAATTTTATGAGAAGTACAGTATCTGCACAACCTGGCTCCCAAAGTAAGTAACTTCTTGTCTGCAGTAGTGGCATTACGTCCACTGTGCTTCTTCTGTAGACGTCTAAAAATATGTTTGAAAGAATAGCTGGTTGGATGCATGTACTGCACATTATTCTTTATTCTTAAGTATAATAATCCATAAACTCACATTCTCCTGCAATATAACACGTTGAGCATGGGGACACATTGAGTAATGCACTATACAAGTCACCTTTTTCTCTTCAATGTAGAAACTGAGTCAGAAACTGGGAAGGAGGAGAGCACAAGTATGGGCATGAACCCGAATCTTGACATAACTGGAGCAGATAGTGATCTTGCTGTTCTCTTAAATGCATGGTATGCGGCTGGGTTCTATACTGGCAGGTAATCCCTATCACTTGAACTTGTTTTCCTTGAAGATTATCCCTTGAACTTTGGGTTGTGACTATGCTCGGATTGCAGTGATGCCATCTGTATCTCTGCATTAAATTTGTATTCCTTTGCAAACAATCAATCAATCATACAGTCTTCTTAATGCTTGTAGATGTCCCCACATTTTGCGTTGTTATTTGCATTCACTTCTCACATACACATAGGGGGTATAGCTCCTGCCATTGTTTCGAAAAGGTAATATATATTTGCACTTAATAATTAAGGAAAGATAAAGAGATTAGTTTTATTGATTGACATAAACTATTTAGGATATGCTAGAAGCTTAAAAACCATGAAGTTCTGAGCTTGTAAAGCCCAATTTTATGAAAGCTCTGTTGCACCTGTAAAACCATCAATTGTATTTATTATTCGACACTTGATTCTTGATGCCATTTCTGTACCGCTTGTTAGTTGTTACCATTCTATGATACGTTCTATCATGGATCTGAAATGTCTGAATTCTGTTTGTAGGTACCTTGCTCTGCAATCTACGAAAAATTCAAAACAATAGTTCATGAGGCTGTGGCCATGGTGTGGTAGATTTCTAAAAAAATGACGGTTATTGTTCCACCGATGGTGAAAATGCCCCCGTACGGCTGAATCATGAGCAAACTCGATCTGCTATGTAACTGAACATTCATGGAGCTGTGCTGTTTCGTGCTTACCAGTGCTTTTCAGGCTAGAACCACCGTATGCTCTTGGATGCACTTGTTACTTAACAGAAAAGGTGGTGAAACGAGTAAACTGTTTGTCTCAACTTATTATCAGGTTTCTCGTCTCGTGAATAAGAAATTTGCTGTTAATTGGTGGTGGTAATGTCTATGGGTCTCGACCATCTGTTACCTGTTCTAGCATGACGCCATTTGTGCAGCTTCCAGGCGCAGTTGTTGATTGCAGGATTAAGCGGCGCGACCAGAAAGTGTTTGTGCTTGTCAGCATGGGGTTTGTCCGTTGCGCCACGTGCGAATTTCTTTTAAACCTGTCAGCCGGAGCTATTGTGACTTGTGATATTGCCTGCCGACCGGCCGTGCTTGCCCCGCGCGTCGTGATGTTTGGCGGTGGTGGTCGGTACACGGCACCTTTCAAAAGTCGTGGCATGTGTGACTCGTCAGCCGCCGACGAGGGAATAATAATGCTCTGCATCGTCTGTGTACGCAGTACGCGTTGACCCTGCTTGTGCGTCGTCTCCAAACTGCCAAGTCGGAGCCTGCGCTGAATGCTGTATACATCCTGAGAAGAGAAGAATTTAAGGTGTTTGTAGGGCAATTTCCTCATTCATCTACTTTATGGTTAAAATGCGCAAATATCACTAAAAACATTTACAATTCTAGAGTGTGTATAAACAAAGATCTTGGGTTGAAAAGGACGGAGAGCAACGGGGTTTATGGTTGGTCTAGAAGCAATAACCGAAGTGACGGAGAAGAGACCGCAACTGCAAGGCACCGCACAAGAACTCGCCAGGAAGCGACGACGCGGAAAGCCAAGAGAAGCCACCCGCCGCTGTTGGATTGTTCCGTTCTTCGATTCCCCCGCGGAGGTACGCTCCGCACCCCACCCAACCCCTGCTCCTAATCCGCCTCTCCTGCTCCCCCGGAAATTCCGCGTCCAGTGCTCGGATCTTCTCCCGCCGCTTCCCCCGATTTTCCTCACAGCCCGTTTCGTCTCCTctcccgtccgccgccgccgccgcgctccaggACCGGAGTCTTCTCTCCTCGGGGATCGTCGGCGCCCTCTTATCCGCGCCCTCTACTGGTGCTGGACTGCCGTGGGGTGGAGATCGGCTTGAATCAACTCTTCTTGTAGTCTGTTGGTGCTGGTGAGTAAACCCTAGCCTCCATGGAGGAATCTTCTAGGAGTTCGTTTTGCTTTGCGGATTTGCTAATCGAAACTGTCCAGTTGGTTTTTCTTCCGTAGCGCGTAACACTAGTCTTCCCAGGATGCAATTTAGTTCCCATAATTTGGGGAGTTTCAATTTCAACGCCCGCGTGAAATTCGCCATGGTCCCTTAGATTTAGGCTAATCATCATGTCCATGTGTTATCTTACTGTGAGATGCCTTTTTGTTGACTAATTTGGGGTTTCTGCAGCGAAAATGAGTGACAACTTGATGGACAAGGTTAGCGCCTTTGGCGAGCGCCTCAAGATCACTGGGACGGAGGTCAGCAAGAAGATGACGGCCGGCATGAGCTCCATGAGCTTCAAGATGAAGGAATTGTTCCAGGGGCAGACTCCGGCCGACAAGATCGTTGAGGATGCCACTTCGGAGAACCTGGATGGGCCTGACTGGAACTTGAACTTGGAGATTTGCGACCTGATCAACACTGAGAAGGTTAACAGTGTGGAGCTCATCCGTGGCATCAAGAAGCAGATCATGCTGAAGGATGCGAGGATCCAGTACCTCTCCTTAATCCTGCTCGAGACTATTGTGAAGAACTGCGAGAAGGCCTTCTCGGAGGTTGCGGCTGAGCGGGTTCTTGACGAGATGGTTAGGCTGATTGATGACCCTCAGACAGTTGTCAATAACAGGAACAAGGCCCTTATGCTGATTGAAGCGTGGGGGGAGTCTGGTGATGAGCTACGCTACCTGCCAGTCTATGAGGAAACCTACAAGGTATGCAGACACATGCCTTCATTTTGGTTACCCATGTTTCAACCAAAACTGCATGACTTGTGTCTGTTTCAATCGACTCGTACTAGTATTATACAGCAGTGGTTCATTTTCTTCTCCTACTTCATGCCAACAAGAAAGTAAAACTAGTATTTGTTTATCCATGATGCTAATATAGAGATTAGAGAATAATCCAATTTAAGAGCAACATGCTGAAGTAAGTTTGCTCTAGAGCATACATTGCTTCATTCACTGGGATATTTATGCTTCACATGGATTTCTTACTTTTTGTATTTTGGATTATGGACATCTTTTTTATGGTTATAGCTTTCTACAGCTAGGTCACCAAGTACCCAATTGGTAGACCTTAGGCATCAGTATCATTCCTATAGTTCTAGCTATATTATTTAGAGGTTCTTTTCATGCCACGTTTGATTTTATCACTTCCTCTATATCTTACCTGATTATTTTAGACATCAAAACAATATTTAGTTCATGTCATTCAATATTACTTCTGACAATATTGTAGAAGGAAAAAACTAAGTTGACATGGCAGTGCATGTGATGCTGTTCTTCGAAATATATTTGCTGTCAAAGTTTTTGCCAATTTCTATATTATAACATGATCATTTCCTTCTTGTGTAGAGCTTGAAATCAAGAGGAGTGCGGTTTCCTGGACGTGACAATGAGAGCTTGGCTCCCATATTTACTCCCCCACGATCAGTTGCTGAAGCTGACATTGATGCAAACTTGCCCCAGCAGGCTTTTGAAGACGTGCATGTTCATACATATACTGCCGAAGAAACAAAAGAAGCATTCGATGTTGCTCGTAACAGCATAGAACTTCTTTCGACTGTTCTTTCCTCTTCCCCTGAGCAGGATGCTTTGCAGGTAACTACATTTTCTGTAGCTGCGTCACAAAttcatttaatttttcttttacTCTATTTGCCTGCTTTTTCTAGCATCATGACGTGAATAGCAATTTCCACATCTGACTAACTTGGATATTGTTTGTGTCGTGTCATCGGCTGAAAATACTTTGGGCAGGTGGATGTGTTTCTCTTGCTGTTCCTGAACTATGGTGACAAAGTGATCCTGTACTTTATTTACAAGTGAATATTTTGCTGTTCATGTGACTGTTAATCTAATATAATGCATACTTTACACAGTTTCTTTAGAAATCAGAATGACTGGTAAATTAC
This window of the Panicum virgatum strain AP13 chromosome 1K, P.virgatum_v5, whole genome shotgun sequence genome carries:
- the LOC120639326 gene encoding uncharacterized protein LOC120639326 isoform X1, with translation MGKGGELWDDSALVDAFDRAVASYKEMHGKSNRATPCEDEKPAAAATAEVEEPITAEAEDEQREKDVNCGSTPCGLADTPQLPSEERQAVEHVPLQETDPVKETHVSESKTLSSDATDADGNMSSSQQTWEYNELLRQYYELEEKSRNILQQLQQTNYWNYQASGYACTTQQQQIPAYSATAPDPHSSSTQSSCCYWNVPLVSFSCCSAGQPSERSACMPPSGGCSVSLTCDQCPGTSTTYPSVSNFMQLPTKLSPNGDQVAKAAMMTAEGALNFMRSTVSAQPGSQKTESETGKEESTSMGMNPNLDITGADSDLAVLLNAWYAAGFYTGRYLALQSTKNSKQ
- the LOC120639326 gene encoding uncharacterized protein LOC120639326 isoform X2, which translates into the protein MGKGGELWDDSALVDAFDRAVASYKEMHGKSNRATPCEDEKPAAAATAEVEEPITAEAEDEQREKDVNCGSTPCGLADTPQLPSEERQAVEHVPLQETDPVKETHVSESKTLSSDATDADGNMSSSQQTWEYNELLRQYYELEEKSRNILQQLQQTNYWNYQASGYACTTQQQQIPAYSATAPDPHSSSTQSSCCYWNVPLVSFSCCSAGQPSERSACMPPSGGCSVSLTCDQCPGTSTTYPSVSNFMQLPTKLSPNGDQVAKAAMMTAEGALNFMRSTVSAQPGSQSKN
- the LOC120639305 gene encoding TOM1-like protein 1 — translated: MSDNLMDKVSAFGERLKITGTEVSKKMTAGMSSMSFKMKELFQGQTPADKIVEDATSENLDGPDWNLNLEICDLINTEKVNSVELIRGIKKQIMLKDARIQYLSLILLETIVKNCEKAFSEVAAERVLDEMVRLIDDPQTVVNNRNKALMLIEAWGESGDELRYLPVYEETYKSLKSRGVRFPGRDNESLAPIFTPPRSVAEADIDANLPQQAFEDVHVHTYTAEETKEAFDVARNSIELLSTVLSSSPEQDALQDDLTATLVQQCYQSQHTIQRIIETVGDNEAVLFEALSVNDEIQKVLSKYEEMKQPRASEQAEQRPVVIPIATEHEDSTAVGTEDALVRKPVAARARSGGDDDILDDLDEMIFGKKGGSSSQEAPKKPDPKKDDLISF